Proteins from a genomic interval of Tenacibaculum sp. SZ-18:
- a CDS encoding META domain-containing protein, giving the protein MKTLISSFLLVVGLLISCNSSYTTEYILVTSKEGKCVNTNQQCYYIKTKNKEDWKVYDGQIDGFTLEDGYNYELKVQKSKVKSSNKNDTKVQYKLVKILSQSKNEQKGLSIYNNWIISNFGGESTFNSSIIKTSQITLVKGASRFNGNGGCNKISGKISISGDTINFSDIMSTRMICKNSKQENLFMTALQNATSYKIIGCELFLYAKDTTLLVLESCR; this is encoded by the coding sequence ATGAAAACATTAATTTCATCATTTTTACTTGTAGTAGGGCTTCTTATATCATGCAATTCGTCTTACACAACTGAGTATATTTTGGTTACCTCCAAAGAAGGAAAATGCGTTAATACTAATCAACAGTGTTACTACATTAAAACAAAAAATAAGGAAGATTGGAAAGTCTATGATGGTCAAATAGATGGCTTCACATTAGAAGATGGATACAATTATGAGTTGAAAGTTCAGAAAAGTAAAGTCAAATCATCAAATAAAAATGATACTAAGGTACAATATAAGTTAGTCAAAATTTTAAGCCAATCAAAAAATGAACAAAAAGGGCTTTCAATATATAACAACTGGATCATCTCTAATTTTGGTGGCGAATCAACGTTTAATTCATCGATCATTAAAACCTCTCAAATAACATTAGTTAAAGGAGCTAGTAGATTTAATGGGAATGGTGGCTGTAATAAAATTTCAGGTAAAATTTCAATATCGGGGGATACAATTAATTTTTCAGATATTATGTCAACACGCATGATATGTAAAAACTCCAAACAAGAAAATCTTTTTATGACTGCGTTGCAGAATGCAACAAGCTATAAAATTATTGGTTGTGAACTTTTCCTATATGCGAAAGATACAACTCTGTTAGTCTTGGAAAGTTGCAGGTAA
- a CDS encoding acyltransferase family protein: protein MKRIQSIDVFRGFTVAAMVLVNNPGDWSTVYEPLLHAKWHGLTPTDLIFPFFIFIVGISISLAYNDTKPSKVIYRKILTRSLKLFGLGLFLNWFITSYPFLSSYSTLRILGVLQRIGIVFFVTSILYLNCSKKALLLISVLILVTYNVLLGVIPLPNGLLPSFDRVPNNWANYIDVKLLGNHLWKPDYDPEGILSTIPTIVSCLAGIFIGEVLKIHNKQKLLKLLCIYSLSFLALGYIWNSFFPINKSLWTSSFVLVTAGWASLFVLVFYYLCDIKQTSYVNLFTYVGMNAIGIYFLSSFISKVFYLVTINNGENVHSFLYSNFYNSIINNNNLASLCYALTVLLSYILLSYILFKRKIFFKV from the coding sequence ATGAAACGAATACAATCCATAGATGTTTTTAGAGGATTCACTGTTGCAGCCATGGTATTAGTGAACAACCCCGGTGATTGGTCTACAGTTTATGAACCTCTTTTACATGCAAAGTGGCATGGATTGACTCCTACTGATTTAATATTTCCTTTTTTCATTTTTATTGTTGGTATTTCTATATCACTAGCTTACAACGATACAAAACCCTCTAAAGTAATTTATCGGAAAATTCTCACACGAAGTTTAAAATTATTTGGACTCGGATTATTCTTAAACTGGTTTATAACTAGTTATCCTTTTTTAAGTAGCTATTCAACCCTTAGAATATTAGGTGTATTACAACGCATAGGAATTGTGTTTTTTGTTACTTCCATATTGTATCTCAATTGTAGTAAAAAAGCATTACTTCTAATTTCAGTATTAATACTAGTTACTTACAATGTTTTATTAGGAGTAATTCCACTACCTAATGGCTTACTTCCGAGTTTTGATAGAGTTCCCAATAACTGGGCTAATTATATTGATGTAAAATTACTTGGGAATCATTTATGGAAACCAGACTATGATCCGGAAGGAATTTTAAGTACAATTCCAACAATTGTGAGCTGTTTAGCGGGAATATTTATCGGAGAAGTTCTTAAGATACATAACAAACAGAAGTTACTTAAACTATTATGTATTTATAGTCTTTCCTTTTTAGCTTTGGGATATATCTGGAACAGCTTTTTCCCGATCAACAAATCTTTATGGACAAGTAGTTTTGTTTTAGTTACTGCAGGATGGGCTTCATTATTTGTACTGGTTTTTTACTATTTATGTGATATTAAACAAACATCCTATGTGAACCTATTTACTTATGTAGGAATGAACGCTATTGGTATTTATTTTTTATCGTCTTTCATTTCTAAAGTGTTCTACTTAGTGACGATTAATAATGGGGAAAATGTTCATAGCTTTTTATATAGCAACTTCTATAATAGCATTATTAATAACAATAACCTTGCTTCTCTATGCTATGCATTAACGGTATTGTTAAGCTACATTTTACTTAGCTATATTCTGTTTAAGAGAAAAATATTTTTCAAAGTTTAA
- a CDS encoding DUF6443 domain-containing protein — MKKLVFILLVLPFVMYAQSTNENHVVTKVYKKGTTTPITGHNKDEVMTSVQYFDGLGRLKQTVGVNAGGNTVSENTIPIDWTVNATATDFFNRNGASTENKIVSGTTPFGGTDLLWECIPDAASGADGGWNTDFFTIDNTKTYRYTIWVKKNKTGSTSHGRTYHGIGWNDVNNLSGTINSNPYFIVNFLPEANKWYLLVGIVHPHTYRGSDSGVSGVYDTNGNKVLDGIEFRWRSDKTSTRLRNYLYYCTDASVRQYFWSPLFQEMDGGEIPLDDVITESSPVIAQENIKDIVSHVEYDNLGRMTKEYLPLTNGSGDANFRTGEMGIETQRYYANKYAKDFAGVTLPSQVNAYSEKAYDYSPLNRVTQQAAPGTDWKLGNGHEIKFDYDVNSTGEVKVYSVTTTFANNTYTPTLQGGTASYGEGELSKTVTKDENWKSDQTHIKDHTTEEFKNKSGQVVLKRTYNQNQKHDTYYVYDDFGNLTYVIPPKAEGTVAKPTSTQLSELCYQYVYDYRNRLVEKKIPGKGWEYIVYDKLDRPVLTQDANQHVKTNSNGQLDRELLFTKYDQLGRVVYTGITKNLSSRTTLQNTANTGDYEQYENRTTGKQNYGGVDIYYSKSAIPRVVSEVYTINYYDTYINLPTDFVAPKKVYSDTDNVTTNTKGLATVSKVKVLGTSSWITTATYYDKKARPIYVYSKNDYLQTTDIVESKLDDFTGKVLETKTTHTKAGKDPIVTIDRFEYDHMDRLVSQNQQIDDQISERIVKNNYDDMGQLESKVLGNGTKAGYRYNIESVVSVSDNIITKVGGGNTSWDGDISTQGSINGDGYVEFISETKGKYYMAGLSNNNNTASFQSIKFAIYINHSVYIYESGANKGIRLSYNAGDIFRVERIGNTIHYKKNGETFYVSTKKSTEELFGDVSMYHTGGKIKDFKIVDNSKGLQKVDYNYNVRGWLTNINDDVSNDNDLFNFSIQYNDPSVELNKRLYNGNIAQTSWQTQNVDNTRKTYNYTYDALNRITNASGVSTSNYDVGHNNIPISYDKNGNIMRLYRYGHTNAGATTFGGMDNLYYTYDNGNKLLKVTDIANKTYGFKDGANSGNDYTYDANGNMISDANKGITSIEYNHLNLPTKVSMGSIGKTGTTLTGTIDYVYDASGVKLSKTVTEVSSTRPPAIITQYAGNHIYENGDLQFFNHAEGYIQPVIASGSAAISSFDYVYQYKDHLGNIRLSYTDVNGDGVITASTEIIEEKNYYPFGLQHKGYNNTVNSIGNSTAQKFGYNGVEYNESLGLNLHEMDVRMYDPTIGRFNGIDPVTHHSFGTSVAFDNNPIFWADPSGADATTGGADWSGFELGAGREFYRNKNQSSNSESSESPDDTYKVSKDGKITKVDDKKYFDKNGKEVDKLISEKTKKEKFVDKGILNHVDEDTSYTKGNPLYQYFYAPNSSKTKLLYNWLVYNTNVEFSLLTYPNHAYISTSFSVDSEAGGLDILRETILEGVFKKFSFTHSHPSGNSTPSGYSIFHSKDGDKKVALYYKEKFPGIKIDWYIKTAGRLKLTKYNYKKVLD, encoded by the coding sequence ATGAAAAAGTTAGTATTTATACTTTTAGTGTTGCCATTTGTGATGTACGCACAAAGCACTAATGAGAATCATGTAGTAACTAAGGTGTATAAGAAAGGAACTACAACACCTATTACAGGACATAATAAAGATGAAGTAATGACTAGCGTCCAGTATTTTGATGGACTAGGTCGTTTAAAACAAACTGTTGGCGTTAATGCGGGAGGAAATACAGTTTCTGAGAATACTATTCCAATTGATTGGACAGTAAATGCAACTGCTACTGATTTTTTTAACAGAAACGGAGCTTCAACTGAGAACAAAATTGTAAGCGGAACTACCCCATTTGGAGGTACAGATTTACTATGGGAATGTATACCAGATGCTGCTAGTGGAGCAGATGGAGGCTGGAATACAGATTTTTTTACGATTGATAATACCAAAACCTATCGTTATACAATTTGGGTTAAGAAAAATAAAACCGGATCAACATCTCATGGGAGAACATATCATGGAATTGGTTGGAATGATGTTAACAATTTAAGTGGAACAATTAATTCCAATCCTTATTTTATCGTTAATTTCTTACCAGAGGCAAACAAATGGTATTTATTAGTTGGTATTGTACATCCTCACACTTATAGAGGTTCAGATTCAGGAGTAAGTGGTGTATACGATACGAATGGAAATAAGGTTTTGGATGGAATAGAATTTAGATGGCGTTCAGATAAAACATCTACCAGATTAAGAAATTATTTGTATTACTGTACAGATGCCAGCGTTCGTCAATACTTTTGGAGTCCATTGTTTCAAGAGATGGATGGAGGAGAAATCCCGTTAGATGATGTGATTACTGAAAGTTCACCTGTAATTGCACAGGAGAATATCAAAGATATTGTCTCACATGTAGAGTACGATAATTTAGGCAGAATGACCAAAGAGTATTTACCACTTACTAATGGAAGTGGTGATGCGAACTTTCGTACGGGTGAAATGGGAATAGAAACGCAAAGATATTATGCAAATAAATATGCGAAAGACTTTGCTGGAGTAACTCTACCATCTCAAGTAAATGCATATTCAGAAAAAGCATATGATTACTCTCCGTTAAATAGAGTTACACAACAAGCTGCTCCAGGAACCGATTGGAAATTAGGAAACGGACATGAGATTAAGTTTGATTATGATGTAAATTCTACTGGAGAAGTTAAAGTTTATTCTGTAACAACAACTTTTGCTAATAATACCTATACACCAACCTTACAAGGTGGAACTGCTTCTTATGGAGAAGGAGAATTGTCAAAAACCGTTACGAAAGATGAGAATTGGAAGTCGGATCAGACACACATCAAAGACCATACTACAGAAGAGTTTAAAAACAAAAGTGGACAGGTAGTTTTAAAACGCACGTATAACCAAAATCAAAAACACGATACGTATTATGTATATGATGACTTTGGGAATTTAACCTATGTAATTCCTCCAAAGGCAGAAGGAACAGTTGCAAAACCAACTTCAACACAATTAAGTGAATTATGTTATCAATATGTCTATGACTATAGAAACCGTTTGGTTGAAAAGAAAATACCAGGCAAAGGATGGGAATATATCGTATATGATAAATTAGATCGTCCTGTATTAACTCAAGATGCTAATCAACATGTTAAAACAAATTCAAATGGTCAATTAGATAGAGAGTTGTTATTTACAAAGTATGATCAGTTAGGAAGAGTTGTATATACAGGAATTACGAAGAACCTTTCTTCGAGAACAACTTTGCAAAATACGGCTAACACAGGAGATTATGAGCAATACGAAAACAGAACAACAGGTAAGCAAAACTACGGAGGAGTCGATATTTATTATTCAAAATCAGCAATTCCGAGAGTTGTTAGTGAAGTTTATACGATTAACTATTATGATACCTATATAAATTTACCGACTGATTTCGTAGCTCCTAAAAAAGTCTATAGTGATACTGACAATGTTACCACCAATACGAAAGGATTAGCAACAGTTTCAAAAGTAAAAGTTTTAGGAACTAGTAGTTGGATTACCACAGCTACGTATTACGACAAAAAAGCACGACCTATTTATGTATATAGTAAAAACGATTATTTACAAACCACAGATATTGTAGAAAGTAAATTAGATGATTTTACAGGAAAAGTGTTAGAAACAAAAACCACACACACAAAAGCGGGTAAAGACCCTATTGTAACCATTGATCGTTTTGAATACGACCATATGGATCGTTTAGTAAGTCAAAACCAACAAATAGATGATCAAATTTCTGAGCGTATCGTAAAGAACAATTACGATGATATGGGTCAGTTAGAAAGTAAAGTATTAGGAAACGGAACGAAAGCAGGATATAGATATAATATTGAGTCAGTTGTTTCGGTTTCTGATAATATCATTACAAAAGTTGGTGGAGGAAATACCTCATGGGATGGTGATATTTCTACTCAAGGAAGTATTAATGGAGATGGTTATGTTGAATTTATCTCAGAGACGAAAGGGAAATACTACATGGCAGGATTATCAAATAATAATAATACAGCATCATTTCAAAGTATAAAATTTGCTATTTATATAAATCACTCAGTTTATATCTACGAATCTGGAGCAAATAAAGGCATACGTTTAAGCTATAACGCAGGGGATATATTCAGAGTAGAACGTATAGGAAACACCATTCATTACAAAAAAAATGGAGAAACTTTTTATGTTTCAACAAAGAAGTCTACTGAAGAATTATTTGGAGATGTGAGTATGTATCACACAGGAGGTAAAATCAAAGATTTCAAAATCGTAGACAACAGTAAAGGATTACAAAAAGTTGATTACAACTACAATGTACGTGGATGGTTAACAAATATTAATGATGATGTTTCAAATGACAATGATTTGTTTAACTTTAGCATACAATACAACGACCCAAGTGTGGAGCTAAACAAGCGTTTATATAATGGTAATATTGCCCAAACCAGCTGGCAAACTCAAAATGTAGATAATACTAGAAAAACCTACAACTATACCTATGATGCTTTGAATCGTATTACAAATGCTTCAGGTGTTTCAACATCAAATTATGATGTAGGACATAACAATATTCCAATTTCATATGATAAGAATGGAAATATAATGCGATTATATAGATATGGTCATACAAATGCAGGAGCGACGACATTTGGAGGAATGGATAATTTATACTACACCTATGATAATGGAAATAAATTATTAAAAGTTACCGATATTGCTAATAAAACCTACGGTTTTAAAGATGGCGCAAACTCAGGTAACGATTATACCTACGATGCTAATGGAAATATGATATCCGATGCTAACAAAGGTATCACTAGTATTGAATACAATCATTTGAATTTACCAACAAAAGTTAGTATGGGAAGTATTGGTAAAACAGGTACAACACTTACGGGTACTATTGATTATGTTTACGATGCAAGTGGAGTAAAACTTTCTAAAACAGTAACAGAAGTAAGTAGTACAAGACCTCCAGCTATCATAACACAATACGCTGGTAATCACATTTACGAAAATGGAGATTTACAATTCTTTAACCACGCAGAAGGTTACATACAACCTGTCATTGCGAGCGGTAGCGCGGCAATCTCATCATTTGATTACGTTTACCAATACAAAGACCATTTAGGAAACATTCGTTTATCATATACCGATGTAAATGGTGATGGTGTAATTACAGCAAGTACTGAAATTATTGAAGAAAAGAATTACTATCCATTTGGACTGCAACATAAAGGATATAACAATACCGTAAACTCCATAGGAAACAGTACGGCGCAAAAGTTTGGGTATAATGGAGTTGAATATAATGAAAGTTTAGGGCTAAATCTTCATGAAATGGACGTGCGAATGTATGATCCTACAATTGGTAGATTTAATGGAATAGATCCTGTTACGCATCACTCTTTCGGAACAAGTGTAGCATTTGATAATAACCCTATATTTTGGGCTGATCCTAGTGGAGCTGATGCTACTACTGGTGGAGCTGATTGGTCTGGATTTGAGTTAGGCGCTGGTAGAGAATTTTATAGGAATAAGAATCAATCATCAAATTCTGAATCAAGTGAATCACCAGATGACACTTATAAAGTTTCGAAAGATGGTAAAATTACAAAAGTTGATGATAAAAAGTATTTTGATAAAAATGGGAAAGAAGTTGATAAGCTTATATCAGAAAAAACAAAAAAAGAGAAATTTGTTGATAAAGGAATTTTAAATCATGTAGACGAAGATACTTCTTATACAAAGGGAAATCCTTTATATCAATACTTTTATGCACCAAATTCTAGTAAAACAAAGCTATTATATAATTGGTTAGTATATAATACTAATGTTGAGTTTTCTTTACTTACTTATCCAAATCATGCTTATATTTCAACTTCCTTTTCTGTAGATAGTGAAGCAGGTGGGTTAGATATACTTAGAGAAACTATATTGGAAGGAGTTTTTAAGAAGTTCTCATTTACTCACAGTCATCCTTCAGGTAATAGTACTCCATCAGGCTATTCTATTTTTCATTCAAAAGACGGTGATAAGAAAGTAGCTCTTTATTACAAGGAAAAGTTCCCAGGAATTAAGATAGATTGGTATATAAAAACAGCTGGAAGGTTGAAATTAACAAAATATAATTATAAAAAAGTTTTAGATTAA